From the genome of Toxoplasma gondii ME49 chromosome XII, whole genome shotgun sequence:
GGACCACGGAGCTCCCACGGGGGGCAAGGAGCGTAAGGTGGTCGCCATCGGTTGCAAACTGAGCGCACAACGCTTCTACTAATGGTGATATGGGCATACGAAGACCGTCTCGTCTGGACAGTGTCACTCGCTAGTAATGTTAATGGCGGTCACGGCATGGAGGGAAGCAACATGCGGCTGTTGGTGACGCATCCCGTAGCGGGATAACCCTGCTGCGCGACTATCCGTTGAGGGGCGGGAACTCCCGCTGTTTCTGTGTGGAGTGGGCGCGGTTGACCGTCATGCGACATCAAATGAGCATGAAAGGGACGTACTGCTATGTCCGACTGGAGACCAGTAAGGGATCCTTGTTAGAAGGCGATGGTGGTACGAAGATGGTGCACAAGGGCGGAAATTCACATCTCCGTTTCTGAGCTCTGCCGCCACGAAGCACCTATTAAATGTTACCTCAGTGATTCTGCCCCTATAAGCTACAATTTCTAACCCAGTGCCACGTGTCATCCATCGGGGACACCTTCATGCGACGCACCGTTGTATCAGCCAGGCGCTGGCGAACTTGAATAGCAGCCGCCTTACGGAACGATACCGCACACGGCTAGTTCTCTCCTGTTGCCTCAAACCCCAATGCGAAGTGACGTCAGTCACGTGGCAGCTAACTGTGGTGTAGGCCGCAAAATGACGAATGTTGCAATTCCACGTGTCCGAGCAGCGATGCTGCATACAGAATGTCCCGGTCTGCCTCGTTGTTTGGTCCACAGTGTGAGACCTTCACCATATGTTCGTGACGATGCAAATTGTACAGCCAACGCTGGAGCAACGCGGTGCAGCGTGTGGCTCCAGAGCTCTACGTTTTAGGACCGCACAGATCTTATCGTCACCGTGATCAGCCTCGTCTGTTGCCTTGTGCCGAAGGTGTCTGTGGGTGCAGCACAAATAGTGCAAGTTGAACATAGCGGAACAGTCTGTCGATCTGCTTACTCCGGCTGCTCCCGGCCACTCCGAGTATTGAGTTAGGTTTGCACATCTCCGCAGCGCACGTCACAGTTCCTGTTGACACACACTCCCGCAGGTGCCTTAGATCCGGGGCTGATACACAGCGCGAGAGGGCTGTGCGACGCGTCAAATTCCTCGCCGTCCATTGGTGACTGGCATGAGCGACGACATGACGCTGACGCGTCTTGTGTTGCATACCAGTCAGCGCCAGCGGGGTGCGACTAGCGTGGCACACACACAGCGCCAACCGCGCACAGGGAAGGAGGCGACATTCGTTTTTCGTGCGGAGGTCTCGAAGCCTGCCTTGAGATCACCATATGCATTTCGGCGCTCCAGTGCATCACCGCACAACTGAGTGACAGGCAGGTCTCCGTTCACCCGCGCACCAGGGAGCGCGATGAACATTTGGCGGAACACTGCCGCCGTCACCATTGTCGAACGTCACAGACACTCCTGTCCTCAAATTGCGAAGTGTTCGCTCGAGTGATGTAGCCACTTGGACGAGCATTCAGGAATGGTAGTTCGGCTGGAGGGCGACACGAGTACTCCTGCGCTGCTGCAGGTCGGCTGTGTCGCAGGGTGCGGTAGGTCTAGGTGTCGGTGTAGTCGGCATGCGCAAATACGCATGTTCGATAACATCTATTTCGGCTTTATGGATATCTGCGGCATGCGCGCAGATTATTGTGTTGGCGTGAATACGGATCCTGGACGAGACTGTGGAACGACACTGGTAGAACGTGTTGCCCTGCCAACTGGCCCAGCCCCACTCGAGAGCAAACAAGCGTATTCCCTTTCCTAGAGTCATTGGACTTTTTAATCCATCGCACCACATACGACAGGCGCGGGCACCAAGACCGAATGGAACAGTGCATCTCCCCGACTCGATGTCTGTGGCACACGCGATAAAGCTGGTTAACCCAGCGTGAGGCGCAAGGCGAATAGTCACGGACCACCGCGACAAATGGCTCATCACGAACGGGAACAACAGACCGGCGTCAGTCTGGCGTATACTCGCCCTTCTACCCATCCGCAAGCCAATGTAGAGAAATCGATAGACGTGTTTCTGCAAAGCATtagatgaagaagacacgcgTGTTCGGCGCACGCATGTACGTCATGGGGATGAGAGGACTAGTGACTAATGTGGCGATGCTGTTACGTGGAGCGGGCGGGAAAACACTGGCGACGTTACATCGTCTCGTGTCCAACGCCGGCAACCGAACGGTCTGTCTTTCCAGGCAGCCTCGGTCACCATCTTCTATGTAGTCCGAAATCGAGGCGAGGATCCCGCATGATATGCATATCAGGATTTCGGGTCGACGCAGGTATGTCGCATGCCAACCGCCTGCTCACATCCTTGTACCCGGCTCATCACTGATGCTCTGATTGCAGTGCATGAGACAAGGCATCAGTGGGGATCTGGAGGGCGAAGCTGTCCACGCGGTTCTACACCTGGGTCACCTGCAGGCGCCGACACAGGTGCTGACGGCTCCATGGAAGATGGTGGCTGGGATGGCGTTCCAGATGTAGTGCCCGCACTCGCGAGCGATCCCGAGCGGAAAGGGGGCTGCCGGACAAGAGGCGTGGCAGCGGCGGCCGCTGCGTGGCGGGGAACTGCAGGTCCCCGCAGTGGGCGCTTCTTGagcggcagagacaaagacggaATGATGTCGCCGCCGCTCCCAGACGGTCTACCATGTGTCTCTGCTGGACTAGGCACTTGCGGTGGGCCTGAGGCCATTTGGGAGCTTGACGTCATGTGGCTCTCTGTTGACGTCAGCGCGAGACGCCCAAGCGGCTGGCGGTGTCCCGGTGGAGTTTTTTCGAGTCTGGCTGTATCAGACAGAAATTCAAGGAGCCGTCGCTTTTTGGGGTGGGGCGGTGTGGGGTCACCAAGGCCACGCTCGACGTCGGCGGGGTACGGAGGTGTTGTGGTGGGTACTGGCGTAGATCGTTGCGGCAGCGGACCGCCAGTTGCCGGTGGTGGATGTTCGCGTGTTGATGACGATGGACCAGATCCTCTTTGGGAGCGTCTTGCAGCCGGCAAGTGCTGCTCAGGTGACGACGATCCAGGAGAAGACCCGGCGGCGACAGGCGGCTTGCTGGGGTCCCTTTGACGAGTCCAAAGGCGCACCGCCGAGACTGGGGTCAACCAAAGGGGCAGCGCCGGAAGCATAGCACCGCCTCTGGATGGGCCTTCGCCGGCGCTCTCGGCACTGCTATGATACAGGtgtttccgtttctgtttcctttttcctgaCGGACGCTCGATGGACTGCTCCGCTGATGGATCTACTGCCCAGACGAATCGACACAGCACATGGTAGACGAAACTGAAACGATTCGCGTATCGTGCGGCGTCGTGTGTGGTAGAATTACCTCCGGTGCCTGCGTCGAGTCAAGGGACTGAATAAAATCTTCTGGGCATCAGACAGTAtcagaggcagacgcgagcACAATGCTGTCGTCGTGACTGTCGCAGTTGGACGAGAAACGTTTCGTCGCACCCTTGCTAGCATGAGTATATAGGACAGCACTCGACGAAGTCACAGCTCACACCACCCACTACAGAGGCCCAATCTCGACGACACACCGCCTGATGGGCAACGACAGGGAAATGGCTAGACTGAATCTTGTCTAATACCGACCCGTGTCAACGACctagaagaaacagaaagatgTAGAAAAATAGGAACTCTTCCGTGTTAAGTCGCGATTAGCTTCGTTGCTGATGTAGCTCAATGGTGGAGCCATCTTCGGCATCACAAAGGGCAGCGGAGACTCACCAGTCGATCCGGATTCGCGCAGCGGTTCTGGGACTTGCCCCGATGCCGACGAGAGCAGGGCGCGAAGCTCCTGTTCCAGGGCGTTCGCCTTATCCTTCAGATCTCGTGCCCTTTGCTGATGCCCCATAACATCGGCACGGAAGCCCTTCTTATCATTATACGCCCACTCACGCTGTGTGGCGGGTGTAGGCGAGGGATCGTTACCTCGCACCATGCGAACGGCAGCGCGCTGGGCAACGTAGTACTCTAGTCCGTGACTCCACGTGCCTTCGATGGCCTCGGCATCTCTCCTTAAGTTCGAAATGGCAAGGTCCGCAAACGTAAGGTCAGGCGCCCGTGGTGCCGGCCTGGGTGGAAATCCTGCCAACACCGAGAACGTACCGATAAGGATATACAGCACTGTCGGAGTGTCCCGAAGAGGTGCGCTGCGTATTGTCCAGCTCTGGCGTAGTCAAACCGCAGCCCAAAACGCGGTGTGCGCGTGTGTCTGCGCGGAGCTGAGGAAGAGATGTTGTGTCTCGGCCCCTTTCGCACAGACTACTCGCGATTAACCGTGCGCGAACCAAGCTGACGTCCACTTGTCACTATTCCGAACAATTGATGGACATTCGGTGGGATGTCACTCGCTAATCTAAACAATTTCTGTTTccacgagacggagacataGTGAAGCCTCTTTGCCAGGGCGGAGCATGATACCTGCGAATGAGATACAATGGCACATCGAGTTCTACAGGCTGGAGTGTCGGAGAACGCACTCCGTGGACAGAATCACGAACTCACCGCTTGAGACTCCTTCCGATTCAGCACCTGGCAGATCAGTAGAGGAAGGAGGTCGATGAGGGGGTGTCTCCTGGGGGCTTCGTACCAGGAGACCctctgccgccgccttcCGTTCTAGATCGTTGGCAAGGTTCTGCAACTGAGCAGCTTCCTCAAGTCGTGCTCTTGCTCTGCGCATGTACTGCCGTTGCGCCGTGTGTATCAGCTGCCGGATTTCCGATGAACTCGGATTCGGAT
Proteins encoded in this window:
- a CDS encoding KRUF family protein (encoded by transcript TGME49_251170~This gene belongs to the Lysine-Arginine rich Unidentified Function (KRUF) family of Toxoplasma-expanded genes.) → MHTNSSICQLTTFHSTAARTSTTREHPATSRCRPPAPTRMSASRRRGRQQGQDAGEGTAATGPSAPSVSSASPMSRLEGSLRGTLLGSSVALPDMGRVPYIKLAIEKLRLDARRIDGRWASRDVYVRSRIAEYMLEEHNPNPSSSEIRQLIHTAQRQYMRRARARLEEAAQLQNLANDLERKAAAEGLLVRSPQETPPHRPPSSTDLPGAESEGVSSGFPPRPAPRAPDLTFADLAISNLRRDAEAIEGTWSHGLEYYVAQRAAVRMVRGNDPSPTPATQREWAYNDKKGFRADVMGHQQRARDLKDKANALEQELRALLSSASGQVPEPLRESGSTVDPSAEQSIERPSGKRKQKRKHLYHSSAESAGEGPSRGGAMLPALPLWLTPVSAVRLWTRQRDPSKPPVAAGSSPGSSSPEQHLPAARRSQRGSGPSSSTREHPPPATGGPLPQRSTPVPTTTPPYPADVERGLGDPTPPHPKKRRLLEFLSDTARLEKTPPGHRQPLGRLALTSTESHMTSSSQMASGPPQVPSPAETHGRPSGSGGDIIPSLSLPLKKRPLRGPAVPRHAAAAAATPLVRQPPFRSGSLASAGTTSGTPSQPPSSMEPSAPVSAPAGDPGVEPRGQLRPPDPH